TGACGGCCAACAATGGCAGCTCTGATTGCCTTGAATTTGCGCGTGCCTTTGGCGATTCCAATGACTGTCGAGGTTTCGCGTGAAGGAATCGAGGCCGATGCGACGCGCTCGTTGATCGGATTGTCGAGAAGCCTGCCCTGGGCGTCGAAAATCCAGCCGCAGATTTCGCCGACGGCCCCCTCGCGCATCAGCTCCATCATCTCGTCCTTCTCCAGGAAGCCGTCGACGCAAAGCGGGCCGTCGATACCCAGTTCGCCAATACCGACGAAGGTCACATCGGCCTGGGCGCTGATGGCAAGCGTGGAGCGCACCAGTTGCTGGCCATGGAGCAATTCACGCTCCTCGGCCGAAGTGACGAGCACCGGCAGCGGCATCGGGAAGTGCCGCGCCTTCACCGCATCCGCCATGCTGAAGATGACATTGTAGTAGGCAGCTGATCCGTCCGGCGTAATGTTGCCCGTCAGCGAAACGATGCGATGATTGGGACATTCGATCGTCGGCAGCTGATCGACGGCAGCCTTCAGCGTACGGCCGGTTCCAACAGCGAGCACGATCGGATCCGGCCGCTTGAGCCATCGCTCGATTTCGGCAGCCGCCGCTTCGGCGATGCCGACCGTCCTCGATGAAGACCCCGGATCGCTCGGCACGATCTCGACATGCTTGAGCTCGAATTTCTTGCGCAGC
Above is a window of Rhizobium etli 8C-3 DNA encoding:
- a CDS encoding sugar-binding transcriptional regulator, giving the protein MAKRTETPGRLDDAARAGWLYYVAGRTQDEIASTMSISRQSAQRLVSLAVAEKLIKVRLDHPIAACLELANQLRKKFELKHVEIVPSDPGSSSRTVGIAEAAAAEIERWLKRPDPIVLAVGTGRTLKAAVDQLPTIECPNHRIVSLTGNITPDGSAAYYNVIFSMADAVKARHFPMPLPVLVTSAEERELLHGQQLVRSTLAISAQADVTFVGIGELGIDGPLCVDGFLEKDEMMELMREGAVGEICGWIFDAQGRLLDNPINERVASASIPSRETSTVIGIAKGTRKFKAIRAAIVGRQINSLITDEQTADFLLTS